The nucleotide window GGATGGTCCTGGACCGATATTCCGCGCCCGTTTTCGGTAAGGACGGAAAATACTACGGCCGAACCTGGATGTTCCACGACATAACCTCGTTGAGAAGGGCTGAAGAGGCCCTCAAAGTGGCCAACGAGGAGCTGGAACGGAAGGTGGAGGAGCGCACCATGATGCTGGCGGTGAGTGAAGCTCTCTTGAAAGCGGTCCTGGGGACAACTGAGGACCTCATCTTCCTCAAGGATCGACAGAGCAGATGGCTCCTTGCCAACCCGGCGACGCTCCGGTCTGTCGGAAGAACAGAGGAAGAGGTGCTCGGCAAGGACGATCTCGAAATTTACGGCGATCATGAGATCGGTCGCGATCTGATCGCCTCGGACCGGAGAGTGATGGAGACAGGAGTAAGCGAGGTTCTTGAAGAGAAGGTCATGACGCGTGAAGGCGAGAGGGTATTCCTTACCACCAAGTCGCCCTACCGGGCCTCCGATGGGAGTGTGATCGGGATAGTGGGGGTAGCGAGAGACATCACCGAACGGAAGCGATCGGAGGAAGACCTCATTAAACTCGCCGATGAGCTGAAGCGATCCAACGAGGAGCTGCAACAGTTCGCCTATGTCGCGTCGCACGACCTACAGGAACCGTTGAGGATGGTGACTAACTATCTTGGGCTTCTTGACAAGAAGTTCGGCGGAGCGCTTCCGTTGCAGGCCAGGGAGTATATGAGCACCGCTGTCGAGGGTGCGGAGCGAATGCGGCAGCTCGTGAACGACCTCTTGCTCTTCTCGCGTGTCGACTCCCAGACCAAGATGTTCACCTGCGTCGACATGTACAAGGTCGCTGAAACGGTCAAGGATGAGCTTGACCTTTCCATCTCCGAATCGGAAGCACAGGTCATCATCGAGCCGCTCCCCTCATTATACGCAGAAGAGACTCAGATGATCCAACTGCTCACAAATCTTGTATCGAACGCTA belongs to Methanomassiliicoccus sp. and includes:
- a CDS encoding PAS domain-containing protein → MTTPGMNDERAVLKVIKQLPGAILLLSADGFRVKYMSDAYGSYHPAAFNERGLVGRRFADFVGGGENNPAIPILKRISESGKGEEVRDYPLRNREGDEFWVDWCGSPIDNGTDRADVLVQIRDITDRRRMEEALRQKSALFEAQTAVSPDGILVIDENNKRVLVNRRIVELYKVPQHIMDDEDDSLLLNHVVNLTKNPEEFLEKVTYLNDHIDETSHDAIEFKNGMVLDRYSAPVFGKDGKYYGRTWMFHDITSLRRAEEALKVANEELERKVEERTMMLAVSEALLKAVLGTTEDLIFLKDRQSRWLLANPATLRSVGRTEEEVLGKDDLEIYGDHEIGRDLIASDRRVMETGVSEVLEEKVMTREGERVFLTTKSPYRASDGSVIGIVGVARDITERKRSEEDLIKLADELKRSNEELQQFAYVASHDLQEPLRMVTNYLGLLDKKFGGALPLQAREYMSTAVEGAERMRQLVNDLLLFSRVDSQTKMFTCVDMYKVAETVKDELDLSISESEAQVIIEPLPSLYAEETQMIQLLTNLVSNAIKFRGAEKPRIEISAISFQHEFIFCVKDNGIGIDPQYADRLFKMFSRLHTKEEYPGTGIGLAICKKIVERHGGRIWFESEPGKGTTFFFAIPI